From the genome of Methanococcoides methylutens, one region includes:
- a CDS encoding DMT family transporter: MEDRTKGILYMLMVVAIWGFSFVATKVLLDYLDPAIIAFTRFFIATVLLFAICRKRESYSRNEVKYVAIAGFLGITCYYMFENVALTFTTATNSSLISATVPVLFLFTVDALRRKFSIPIKYFGAFIAFVGVGLLILNGKFNLDLNPLGDFLMFGSVFSWVFYTLIIDRMGSKNMLIVSRDLTLSGTIFLLPFALFEAQNLKIDIFSQNDLMVVIAALIYLGVFCSAFAFLFWNKAIHLAGSGTTTNGIYLLPLITILGDSIIIGNVPNIYVIIGAVLVLAGVYLSERN; encoded by the coding sequence ATGGAAGATCGGACAAAAGGAATTCTCTACATGTTGATGGTTGTTGCCATCTGGGGATTTTCCTTCGTTGCCACAAAAGTGTTGCTTGATTACCTTGATCCTGCAATCATTGCATTTACCCGCTTTTTCATTGCTACCGTCCTTCTGTTCGCTATTTGCAGGAAAAGGGAGAGCTACAGCCGCAATGAGGTCAAGTATGTTGCAATCGCCGGTTTTCTGGGGATCACCTGTTACTATATGTTCGAGAACGTGGCACTGACATTCACAACAGCCACCAACTCATCTCTCATAAGTGCCACGGTACCTGTATTATTCCTGTTCACTGTCGATGCCCTCAGAAGGAAGTTCTCAATACCAATAAAGTATTTTGGAGCATTCATCGCCTTTGTTGGAGTTGGTTTATTGATATTGAACGGAAAGTTCAACCTTGACCTTAACCCGCTAGGAGATTTCCTGATGTTCGGATCGGTCTTTTCCTGGGTATTTTACACCCTGATCATCGACCGAATGGGTTCAAAGAACATGCTCATTGTTTCCCGTGACCTCACATTATCAGGTACGATATTTCTCCTTCCCTTTGCACTTTTTGAAGCACAGAACCTGAAGATAGACATATTCTCACAAAATGACCTGATGGTGGTCATAGCTGCTCTCATCTACCTAGGAGTTTTCTGCTCAGCATTTGCATTCCTGTTCTGGAACAAAGCGATACACCTTGCAGGATCAGGCACGACCACCAATGGAATCTACCTGCTCCCGCTTATAACAATTTTAGGAGATAGCATAATAATAGGAAACGTGCCAAACATCTATGTCATAATCGGGGCAGTGCTTGTACTTGCAGGAGTTTACCTCTCCGAACGTAACTGA